A stretch of the Halococcus salsus genome encodes the following:
- a CDS encoding DMT family transporter, whose translation MHPYVLLAGAILSELFGTTALKLSEGFSQPVPSIGVVLGYGAAFYLLSLTLEELPMGVVYGTWAALGIVGVAGIGAVIFDEPVDLAGLLGIGLIIGGVYFVNVVSQMSAH comes from the coding sequence ATGCATCCATACGTACTGCTCGCTGGTGCAATACTCTCCGAATTATTCGGGACAACTGCCCTCAAACTCTCGGAGGGATTTTCACAACCGGTTCCCAGTATTGGGGTTGTCCTCGGATATGGGGCAGCGTTCTATCTACTATCCCTCACGTTAGAGGAATTACCGATGGGTGTCGTCTATGGGACATGGGCAGCATTGGGTATTGTCGGTGTGGCAGGTATCGGGGCCGTTATTTTTGATGAACCAGTTGATCTGGCAGGCCTTCTCGGAATTGGCCTCATTATCGGTGGCGTCTACTTCGTCAACGTGGTGTCACAGATGTCTGCCCACTAA